The Candidatus Tumulicola sp. genome has a window encoding:
- a CDS encoding 50S ribosomal protein L11 methyltransferase codes for MRRRVAPASHLVRFSLEVAAEEFEPASAVLHHATRARVAIEQPLSGSHRVGKAFVSAWVPQNRAAAVKKRLTAVLAQARRAGILGPVRLRTKRVRQEEWAESWKRFFKPSKIAERLYVVPSWEKDFRVPRGHDAIVIDPGMAFGTGQHATTALTLRLLLPRIRLRHRVLDVGCGSGILALAAARRGAVVYASDNDPLAVTATRANFRKNRLKARAILRACGVPRAFPRVAIIAANLSAEVLIDLAPAFAKKLLRGGILVTSGITRRSRMQVQHALAMAGFELEEERRSGEWLAQVHVK; via the coding sequence ATTCGGCGGCGAGTAGCCCCGGCGTCGCACCTGGTCCGCTTCTCACTCGAGGTCGCGGCGGAAGAGTTCGAGCCGGCTTCAGCGGTGCTGCACCACGCTACCCGCGCGCGCGTGGCGATCGAGCAGCCGCTCTCGGGCAGCCATCGAGTAGGCAAGGCATTCGTGTCGGCATGGGTGCCGCAGAACCGTGCGGCGGCCGTCAAAAAACGGCTTACCGCGGTGCTCGCGCAAGCGCGTCGAGCCGGCATCCTCGGTCCCGTGCGTCTTCGCACGAAGCGCGTGCGCCAAGAGGAATGGGCCGAATCTTGGAAGCGTTTCTTCAAACCCTCTAAGATCGCCGAGCGTTTGTACGTCGTGCCTTCGTGGGAGAAAGATTTCCGGGTGCCGCGCGGACACGACGCGATCGTCATCGATCCCGGCATGGCTTTCGGCACGGGCCAACACGCGACGACCGCGCTGACCCTGCGACTTTTGCTGCCGCGCATCCGTCTCCGGCACAGAGTGCTCGACGTCGGCTGCGGGTCCGGCATCCTTGCGCTCGCGGCCGCGCGACGCGGCGCGGTTGTGTATGCCTCCGACAATGATCCGCTGGCAGTCACCGCGACGCGCGCCAATTTTCGCAAGAACCGGCTCAAGGCGCGGGCGATCCTGCGCGCGTGCGGCGTGCCGCGCGCCTTTCCGCGCGTAGCGATCATCGCGGCCAATCTCAGCGCCGAGGTGCTGATCGATCTCGCTCCCGCGTTCGCTAAGAAACTTCTGCGCGGCGGCATCCTCGTCACCAGCGGCATCACGCGCCGCTCGCGCATGCAGGTTCAGCACGCGCTCGCCATGGCGGGCTTCGAGCTTGAAGAGGAGCGCCGCTCCGGTGAGTGGCTGGCGCAAGTGCACGTCAAATGA
- a CDS encoding FAD-dependent oxidoreductase produces MNVSVIGAGIMGLSAAWALRRSGHHVGLYEQGDVPNELGSSFDQHRLIRYPYGARLGFTRMVAEAYASWDHLWEDLGETLHVRTGTLALGRVENSWAEASAATLASAGMPMRALSAADVERIYPMLRADDLRVAYYLESGGTLLASRIVAALARWLRENGVGIRERARIARVDVERAALEMEDGTRVNADALVLAAGAWVTRLLPDMSGRVTPSRQVVAYVRPPARFKGHWSVAPMLLDLDGELGFYLVPPVPGTDMKIGKHAFTLRGDPDREREAGEAETRDIFARARRTLRDFDDYTIVGARTCFYTVEPDERFIVEQRGKTWLISACSGHGFKFGPAIGRAVADGVSGRRAAAEIAAWATGEYKEADVRS; encoded by the coding sequence ATGAACGTTTCTGTCATCGGCGCAGGGATCATGGGGCTTTCGGCCGCCTGGGCACTGCGTCGCTCCGGGCACCATGTCGGCCTGTACGAACAAGGTGACGTGCCGAATGAGCTCGGCTCGTCTTTCGATCAGCACCGCCTCATCCGCTATCCGTACGGGGCACGGTTGGGTTTCACGCGCATGGTGGCGGAGGCGTATGCGTCGTGGGATCACCTGTGGGAGGACCTCGGCGAAACGCTGCACGTGCGCACGGGCACGCTGGCGCTCGGTCGCGTCGAAAACAGTTGGGCCGAGGCGTCCGCCGCCACGCTCGCGAGCGCGGGCATGCCGATGCGCGCTTTGTCCGCAGCGGATGTGGAACGCATTTATCCGATGCTGCGCGCGGATGACCTTCGCGTCGCGTACTATTTGGAAAGCGGCGGCACGCTGCTCGCTTCGCGGATCGTCGCCGCGCTGGCGCGCTGGCTGCGGGAAAACGGCGTCGGTATCCGCGAGCGGGCCCGTATTGCGCGCGTCGACGTGGAACGAGCTGCGCTGGAAATGGAGGACGGCACACGCGTCAACGCGGACGCTTTGGTGCTGGCCGCGGGCGCGTGGGTCACGCGTCTGTTGCCGGACATGAGCGGGCGCGTCACGCCATCGCGTCAGGTCGTCGCCTACGTTCGTCCGCCCGCGCGGTTTAAAGGACACTGGAGCGTGGCTCCGATGCTGCTCGACCTCGACGGCGAATTGGGGTTTTATCTCGTGCCGCCGGTGCCTGGCACCGACATGAAGATCGGGAAGCACGCGTTCACCCTGCGCGGCGATCCCGATCGCGAGCGCGAGGCCGGTGAGGCTGAGACTCGCGACATCTTCGCTCGCGCCCGGCGCACGCTTCGCGATTTCGATGATTATACGATCGTGGGGGCACGCACGTGCTTCTATACGGTCGAGCCGGACGAGCGCTTTATCGTCGAGCAGCGCGGCAAGACCTGGCTGATCAGCGCCTGCTCCGGACACGGCTTCAAGTTCGGGCCAGCGATCGGCCGGGCCGTGGCGGACGGGGTGAGCGGACGGCGTGCGGCCGCGGAGATCGCAGCCTGGGCGACGGGAGAATACAAGGAGGCAGATGTCCGTTCTTGA
- a CDS encoding tRNA-binding protein has translation MPVDPAEAFAALDVRVGTIAEARPFEGARKPSYQLTIDFGPTIGRKQSSAQLTVHYKPEELIGKQIIAAVNLGPKKIADFVSEVLVLGLPDISGDTVLLTPDLPVPNGEKLY, from the coding sequence ATGCCAGTCGATCCGGCCGAGGCTTTTGCGGCACTTGACGTCCGTGTCGGCACTATCGCCGAAGCTAGGCCGTTCGAAGGCGCGCGCAAACCCTCGTATCAATTGACGATCGATTTCGGTCCTACGATTGGCCGAAAGCAATCCAGCGCGCAGCTCACCGTACACTATAAGCCGGAAGAACTGATCGGCAAGCAGATCATCGCCGCGGTGAACCTAGGCCCGAAAAAAATAGCCGACTTCGTCAGCGAGGTGCTGGTGCTCGGCTTGCCCGATATCAGCGGCGACACGGTGCTGCTGACCCCCGACCTGCCGGTGCCGAACGGCGAGAAACTCTACTAG
- the dnaJ gene encoding molecular chaperone DnaJ — MPTQRDYYEVLGVSRTASDAEIKRAYRHLARQHHPDVVHEREKSGAETRFKEINEAYTVLSDQNKRAQYDRFGTVHPQAGPSGFSDFSPFNDIFDAFFSGAAGRRAGPARGADLRYDVGVSLEEVLEGVEREIKFEHLGLCDACGGTGSANKSRPATCPDCRGTGQVRSVRNTLLGQFMSTGPCQRCGGTGGVVVDPCKACRGQGRREISRRLTVKIPPGVEDGTRLRYAGMGEAGERGGTSGDLYIFVSVLEHDVFERHGADIHCETAVSFTQAALGAKLEIEGLDREEELELPPGTQNGTRFRIPGRGLPRMRGAGRGDLLVDVSVRVPTKLTKKQRELLEAFARSGGEDVHDRSFFKKVKEAFGGE, encoded by the coding sequence GTGCCCACGCAGCGCGACTATTACGAAGTCCTAGGAGTCTCTCGCACGGCATCCGATGCGGAGATCAAGCGCGCCTACCGGCATTTGGCGCGGCAGCATCACCCCGACGTCGTGCACGAGCGCGAGAAGTCCGGCGCCGAGACACGCTTCAAAGAGATCAACGAAGCCTACACCGTGCTGTCCGACCAGAACAAGCGCGCGCAGTACGATCGCTTCGGCACCGTGCATCCGCAAGCCGGACCGTCGGGCTTCAGCGACTTCTCGCCGTTCAACGATATCTTCGACGCTTTTTTCAGCGGCGCCGCCGGGCGGCGCGCCGGGCCCGCGCGCGGGGCGGATCTGCGTTACGACGTCGGCGTGAGTCTCGAAGAAGTGCTCGAGGGCGTCGAGCGGGAGATCAAGTTCGAACACCTCGGTCTGTGCGACGCGTGCGGGGGCACCGGATCGGCCAACAAGTCGCGCCCGGCGACGTGTCCGGATTGCCGCGGTACCGGACAGGTGCGCTCGGTGCGCAATACGCTGCTCGGTCAGTTCATGAGCACGGGCCCGTGTCAGCGCTGCGGAGGAACCGGCGGCGTCGTCGTCGATCCGTGCAAGGCGTGCCGCGGCCAAGGCCGGCGCGAAATCTCACGGCGACTGACCGTCAAGATCCCGCCGGGCGTCGAAGACGGAACGCGACTGCGCTATGCGGGCATGGGCGAGGCGGGAGAACGCGGGGGCACCAGCGGCGATCTGTACATCTTCGTGTCGGTGCTCGAGCACGACGTCTTTGAACGCCACGGTGCGGACATCCATTGCGAGACGGCCGTGTCGTTCACGCAAGCGGCGCTCGGTGCCAAACTCGAGATCGAAGGACTCGATCGCGAGGAGGAGCTCGAACTGCCGCCGGGCACGCAAAACGGCACGCGCTTTCGCATTCCCGGCCGCGGCTTGCCGCGCATGCGCGGCGCGGGGCGCGGTGACCTGCTCGTGGACGTGAGCGTGCGCGTGCCCACCAAACTGACCAAGAAGCAGCGCGAGCTGCTCGAAGCCTTCGCGCGCTCTGGCGGCGAAGATGTCCACGATCGAAGCTTTTTCAAGAAGGTAAAGGAAGCATTCGGCGGCGAGTAG
- a CDS encoding DUF5069 domain-containing protein — translation MQPLDLTKQPPRSPRESLDGLVMMPRTIDKLRATLPGGDAGQYKIAGLSERLLELIGVTEDDLRKAVAEAQTDEDVAVWLRSHAQTSKYAEANERLSKRKIDDTKDPAAIRKKYPVAERPEIVTLFDMLDADDNEAFSKHA, via the coding sequence ATGCAACCACTTGATTTGACGAAACAACCACCCCGCAGTCCGCGCGAAAGCCTTGATGGACTCGTAATGATGCCGCGCACGATTGACAAATTGCGCGCTACGTTGCCGGGTGGGGACGCCGGCCAGTACAAGATCGCCGGTCTGAGCGAACGGCTCCTCGAGCTCATCGGCGTGACGGAAGATGATCTGCGCAAAGCCGTTGCTGAGGCGCAGACCGATGAAGACGTCGCGGTCTGGCTGCGCTCGCACGCCCAGACGTCGAAGTACGCCGAAGCCAACGAGCGATTGTCCAAACGGAAGATCGACGATACGAAAGACCCGGCTGCGATCCGCAAGAAATACCCCGTCGCGGAGCGACCCGAGATCGTCACGCTCTTCGACATGCTCGACGCGGACGACAACGAGGCGTTCTCCAAGCACGCGTAA
- a CDS encoding electron transfer flavoprotein subunit beta/FixA family protein, translating to MKIVVTVKQVPDTNAEKTFDAATKRLNRSSIENVLNPFDEYAIEEALKIKEALGGDTTVTILTMAPASGLEIVRKALGMGADNAALLSDDAVGGSDTMATAYVLAQALKHIGFDLILSGTQSTDAICCVVPAAIAEHLGVPCLTYAKKVTVSDGKIEIQRETESGYLRVSAPLPALVSVTKGINEPRYPTLKGIMGAKKKEVKALTLADIGAEASRLGDAGSKTKVEAFTPVGARQKGTVITVSDPKEGATKIFEFLVSKKVI from the coding sequence TTGAAAATCGTCGTCACCGTCAAGCAAGTGCCCGATACGAATGCGGAAAAAACGTTCGACGCTGCCACCAAGCGCCTGAACCGCAGCAGCATCGAGAACGTCCTCAACCCGTTCGACGAGTACGCGATCGAGGAAGCGCTCAAGATAAAGGAAGCGCTCGGCGGCGACACGACCGTCACGATCCTCACAATGGCGCCCGCCAGCGGGCTCGAAATCGTGCGCAAGGCGCTCGGCATGGGCGCGGACAACGCGGCGCTGCTTTCCGACGACGCGGTCGGCGGCAGCGACACGATGGCCACCGCCTACGTGCTGGCGCAAGCGCTCAAGCACATCGGCTTCGATCTCATCCTCTCGGGCACGCAGAGCACCGACGCGATCTGCTGCGTCGTGCCCGCCGCCATCGCAGAACATCTCGGCGTGCCGTGCCTCACCTACGCCAAAAAAGTCACCGTCAGCGACGGCAAGATCGAGATCCAGCGCGAGACCGAAAGCGGCTACCTGCGCGTGAGCGCGCCCTTGCCCGCGCTGGTATCGGTCACCAAGGGCATCAACGAGCCCCGCTATCCGACCCTCAAAGGCATCATGGGCGCCAAGAAAAAGGAAGTCAAGGCGCTCACCCTGGCCGACATCGGAGCCGAGGCATCCCGGCTCGGCGACGCCGGCAGCAAGACCAAGGTCGAGGCCTTCACCCCGGTCGGCGCGCGCCAGAAGGGGACCGTCATTACCGTCTCCGACCCCAAAGAAGGCGCTACCAAAATCTTCGAATTTCTCGTTTCTAAAAAGGTGATCTGA
- a CDS encoding potassium channel family protein, producing the protein MSVLDVLLLIAGLFGVAIFLFDLFNAVVVPRQTFNPLRVGSRLVRWSWIWWRELCLRFSPGDRREELLAAFAPVAMVGLLFVWMGGLIVCYGIAFYALRANYNPIIASFGDAVYLSASSMLTIGFGDIVVTGAFARVLAMASAASGLAVVAVVISFLFQTFAAFQRREVFVVTLGQRAGAPPSGVTLLETAMKLDLVDDLMATLRSGQIWSNEVLESHLAYPILIFFRSSHDDESWVGALGALLDASTLLLTVTDGLPKGQATLMLATGHHLVNDLGRYFASGDDDDPGLERFEFDQACERLKSAGAHVQTGDDSWLAFKKIRAKYAAPLNAMAKSLAIPPTLWIGDRSPLRRH; encoded by the coding sequence ATGTCCGTTCTTGACGTTTTGCTGCTGATCGCCGGCTTGTTCGGCGTAGCGATCTTCCTCTTCGACCTCTTCAACGCGGTCGTCGTGCCGCGTCAGACTTTCAACCCGTTGCGCGTCGGCTCACGGCTCGTGCGCTGGTCCTGGATCTGGTGGCGCGAGCTCTGCCTGCGCTTCAGTCCTGGCGACCGGCGCGAGGAGTTGCTGGCCGCGTTCGCCCCGGTCGCCATGGTCGGGTTGCTGTTCGTGTGGATGGGCGGCTTGATCGTCTGCTACGGGATCGCATTTTACGCCCTGCGCGCTAACTACAATCCGATCATCGCAAGCTTCGGCGACGCGGTGTACCTCTCCGCAAGCTCGATGCTGACGATCGGTTTCGGCGACATCGTCGTCACGGGCGCGTTCGCGCGTGTGCTGGCAATGGCGTCCGCCGCCTCAGGTCTTGCCGTCGTCGCGGTCGTCATCTCATTTCTGTTCCAGACGTTCGCAGCGTTTCAGCGCCGAGAAGTCTTTGTCGTCACGCTCGGACAGCGCGCAGGGGCGCCGCCGTCGGGCGTCACGCTGCTCGAGACGGCGATGAAGCTCGATCTCGTGGACGACTTGATGGCGACGCTTCGCAGCGGTCAGATCTGGAGCAACGAAGTGTTGGAGAGCCACCTCGCGTATCCAATCCTCATATTCTTCCGCTCGAGTCATGACGATGAGTCGTGGGTGGGCGCGCTCGGGGCGCTGCTGGACGCTTCGACGCTCTTGCTGACCGTGACGGATGGATTGCCCAAGGGCCAGGCGACCTTGATGTTGGCGACTGGGCACCACCTGGTGAACGATCTTGGCCGTTACTTCGCCTCCGGCGACGACGACGACCCGGGTCTTGAGCGCTTCGAGTTCGATCAGGCGTGCGAGCGGTTGAAGTCTGCTGGAGCGCACGTCCAGACCGGCGACGACAGCTGGCTTGCCTTCAAGAAAATTCGTGCGAAATACGCGGCGCCGCTCAACGCCATGGCTAAGTCCTTAGCGATTCCTCCGACGCTTTGGATCGGTGACCGCTCGCCCTTACGCCGCCACTAA
- a CDS encoding acetyl-CoA carboxylase carboxyltransferase subunit alpha yields MNLIAELERPLVELEAKIDGLKKLNESQRVDFSAEIRALEEKAVSLRQEIFGNLTPWQRVHMARHPKRPLALDYLAALDGFVELHGDRHFRDDPAMVAGFASLGGVPIFVLGQQKGRDTKENLYRNFGMSHPEGYRKAQRIMRLAEKFHKPLVTFIDTPGAYPGIGAEERGQSEAIAANLTVLAGLRTPIVINVIGEGGSGGALAIGIGDHIAMLQHAIYSVASPEPAASILWRDASKAEEAASRLRLTSDDLFEFGIVDEVVPEPLGGAHSKPDVVIRSVLETDKRALAQLLRLPTDELLDRRYEKYRKIGAHAELVHDRAAR; encoded by the coding sequence GTGAACCTCATCGCCGAACTGGAGCGCCCGCTGGTCGAGCTCGAAGCGAAGATCGACGGGCTCAAGAAGCTCAACGAGTCGCAGCGCGTCGATTTCTCGGCGGAGATCCGCGCGCTGGAAGAAAAGGCGGTCTCGCTCCGGCAGGAGATTTTCGGCAATCTCACGCCATGGCAGCGCGTTCACATGGCGCGCCATCCGAAGCGGCCGCTCGCGCTCGACTATCTCGCCGCACTCGACGGGTTCGTCGAGCTGCACGGCGATCGGCACTTTCGCGACGACCCAGCCATGGTCGCGGGCTTCGCAAGCCTGGGTGGCGTACCGATATTCGTGCTCGGCCAGCAGAAGGGCCGCGACACCAAAGAAAATCTCTACCGCAATTTCGGCATGTCGCATCCGGAAGGTTATCGCAAAGCGCAGCGCATCATGCGTTTGGCCGAGAAATTTCACAAGCCGCTGGTGACCTTTATCGACACGCCGGGCGCTTATCCGGGCATCGGAGCGGAAGAGCGCGGCCAATCCGAAGCCATCGCAGCGAACTTGACGGTGCTCGCCGGGCTGCGCACGCCGATCGTGATCAACGTCATCGGCGAAGGCGGCAGCGGCGGAGCGCTCGCCATCGGCATCGGCGATCACATCGCCATGCTGCAGCACGCGATCTATTCGGTCGCTTCGCCCGAGCCCGCGGCTTCGATCCTGTGGCGCGACGCCTCGAAGGCAGAAGAGGCGGCGAGCCGCTTGCGGCTGACCTCAGACGATCTGTTCGAATTCGGCATCGTGGACGAGGTCGTGCCCGAACCGCTCGGCGGGGCGCACAGCAAACCAGATGTGGTCATTCGAAGCGTGCTCGAAACCGACAAGCGCGCGCTAGCCCAGTTGCTGCGTCTGCCGACGGACGAGCTCCTCGACCGTCGTTACGAGAAGTACCGCAAGATCGGCGCGCATGCCGAACTGGTGCACGACCGTGCGGCGCGGTAG
- a CDS encoding electron transfer flavoprotein subunit alpha/FixB family protein, producing MKSVIVYVEQEEGALRRIGLEMATRGSDIAKELSLPCAGVVLGKGAAAAAEQLKSTPLDKIHVGEDVPTGSFHSDPAADALEQLLKDSGPALLLSPGTNGGKDMAARMGVRFAAGVITDATDIAIKDGAVVVQSPKFGGSVVSTIRFANSEYGVITCRANSFIARQQPGKGEIAKLPAPPAKQYKAVIEEKVAQEAGKLGVEEASIVVSGGRGLGGPEHFDIIEALAEALGGAVGASRAAVDAGWISHSHQVGQTGKTVSPQLYIACGISGAIQHKVGMRSAGLIVAINKDGNAPIYEFCDFGVVGDLFGIVPELTKLVKERRANA from the coding sequence TTGAAGTCCGTCATCGTCTACGTCGAACAAGAAGAAGGAGCGCTGCGCCGCATCGGCCTGGAGATGGCGACGCGCGGCTCCGACATCGCCAAAGAGTTGAGCCTGCCCTGCGCCGGCGTCGTGCTGGGCAAGGGTGCCGCCGCGGCGGCAGAGCAGCTCAAGTCCACGCCGCTCGACAAGATCCATGTGGGCGAAGACGTGCCGACCGGCTCGTTTCACTCCGACCCGGCCGCCGACGCGCTAGAACAACTGCTCAAGGATTCGGGGCCGGCGCTGCTGCTCAGCCCCGGCACCAACGGCGGCAAGGACATGGCCGCTCGCATGGGCGTGCGCTTCGCAGCCGGCGTCATCACGGACGCCACGGACATCGCGATCAAGGATGGCGCGGTGGTCGTGCAGTCGCCGAAGTTCGGCGGCTCGGTCGTCAGCACGATCCGCTTCGCGAATTCCGAATACGGCGTCATCACTTGCCGCGCCAACAGTTTCATCGCGCGCCAGCAACCCGGCAAAGGCGAGATCGCGAAGCTGCCGGCGCCGCCCGCGAAGCAATACAAGGCGGTGATCGAGGAGAAGGTCGCGCAAGAGGCCGGCAAGCTTGGCGTCGAGGAAGCCAGCATCGTGGTTTCCGGCGGCCGGGGACTCGGCGGCCCGGAGCACTTCGACATCATCGAAGCGCTCGCCGAAGCCCTGGGCGGAGCGGTCGGCGCTTCGCGCGCCGCGGTGGACGCGGGCTGGATCTCGCACTCGCACCAAGTCGGGCAGACCGGCAAGACCGTCTCGCCGCAGCTGTACATCGCGTGCGGCATCTCGGGCGCCATTCAGCACAAGGTCGGCATGCGCAGCGCCGGTCTCATCGTCGCCATCAACAAGGACGGGAACGCGCCGATCTACGAGTTTTGCGACTTCGGAGTCGTCGGCGATCTCTTCGGGATCGTGCCCGAGCTGACCAAACTCGTGAAGGAGCGTCGCGCCAATGCGTAG
- a CDS encoding septum formation initiator family protein → MRRGSFGFKVSRIAGKPAGRAARRARERKLLHWTVLAGRTIAIVAVLLVAVSFGAQAWHIGYRNYELHKQIVTLEAQNHNLSARAVTLSREILYSHNPEYLVPLIHEQLGLTKPNEVFIQVAPAPK, encoded by the coding sequence GTGCGGCGCGGTAGCTTCGGCTTCAAAGTCAGCCGCATCGCCGGCAAGCCCGCAGGGCGTGCCGCTCGCCGCGCGCGCGAACGTAAGCTGCTGCACTGGACCGTTCTGGCGGGCCGGACGATCGCTATCGTTGCGGTGCTGCTCGTCGCCGTATCGTTCGGCGCGCAAGCATGGCACATCGGCTACCGGAACTATGAGCTTCACAAGCAGATCGTGACGCTCGAGGCGCAAAACCACAACTTGAGTGCCCGCGCGGTCACGCTGAGCCGCGAGATCCTGTACTCACACAATCCTGAGTACTTGGTGCCGCTCATCCACGAACAGCTGGGTCTCACCAAACCGAACGAAGTCTTCATCCAAGTCGCCCCAGCCCCGAAATAG
- a CDS encoding polyprenol monophosphomannose synthase: MNTHQMPQYEVSVVSPSYNEAGGIEKLIAALTDVFAKNNIAGEIVVVDDNSPDGTGALVDSLAAKYPVRCVHRAGKLGLSSAVIDGWATCMSPIIGVMDADFSHDPNVVPQMIEAIKSGACELAIGSRYVKGGAIINWPLRRRITSRVAIALARPLTPIRDITSGFFFCRRSVIEGVALDPIGFKIGLEVIMKGKYRAAKEIPYVFTDRAHGSSKLNSGEIINYLKQLSKFYLRRKKRPELAASLEASKGRE, from the coding sequence ATGAACACACACCAAATGCCGCAATACGAAGTGTCCGTCGTCAGTCCGTCCTACAACGAAGCCGGCGGCATCGAGAAGCTGATCGCCGCCCTCACGGACGTCTTCGCGAAGAATAATATTGCCGGCGAGATCGTCGTCGTCGACGACAACTCGCCCGACGGCACCGGCGCGCTCGTGGATTCGCTCGCTGCGAAATATCCCGTGCGCTGCGTGCATCGCGCCGGCAAACTCGGTCTGTCGTCAGCCGTCATCGACGGCTGGGCGACCTGCATGTCGCCGATCATCGGCGTCATGGATGCGGATTTCAGTCACGATCCCAACGTCGTGCCGCAGATGATCGAAGCGATCAAGAGCGGCGCATGCGAGCTGGCGATCGGCAGCCGCTACGTGAAGGGCGGCGCCATCATCAATTGGCCGTTGCGACGCAGGATAACCTCGCGCGTCGCGATCGCGCTCGCGCGCCCGCTCACGCCGATCCGCGACATCACCTCTGGTTTTTTCTTTTGCAGACGCTCGGTGATCGAAGGCGTCGCGCTCGATCCGATCGGATTCAAGATCGGGCTCGAGGTCATCATGAAAGGGAAGTATCGCGCCGCAAAGGAAATACCATATGTTTTCACCGACCGCGCCCACGGTTCGAGCAAGCTCAACTCCGGTGAGATCATAAACTATTTGAAACAATTGTCGAAATTCTACCTTAGGCGAAAGAAACGGCCCGAACTCGCCGCCTCGCTTGAAGCCTCCAAGGGACGTGAGTAG
- the accD gene encoding acetyl-CoA carboxylase, carboxyltransferase subunit beta — MRRRTPRPQAAEDTLWEICPSCNERLYIKDLEQRLRVCPKCGYHFRLSALERIALLADGDFHETAENLATGNPLQWHDRIPYAEKIAGDRAKAGLLEAVMTGFCTVDGIPIGLGVMDFAFRGGTMGGVVGEKITLLIEDCARRKLPAVIVTASGGARMEEGMIALMQLAKTSAAVQRFGQVGLPLITILTDPTTGGVSASFGFQADVIIAESGAAIGFAGRRVIDQTIRQKLPEGFQSAEFLLEHGQVDMVVRRSEMKSALAGVLRFLTAKAVPA, encoded by the coding sequence TTGCGTCGGCGCACCCCACGGCCGCAAGCGGCCGAAGACACGCTATGGGAGATCTGCCCAAGCTGTAACGAGCGTCTTTACATCAAAGACCTCGAGCAGCGTTTGCGGGTCTGCCCGAAGTGCGGTTACCATTTCCGTTTGAGCGCGCTCGAGCGCATCGCGCTGCTCGCCGACGGCGATTTTCACGAGACCGCGGAAAATCTTGCCACCGGCAATCCGCTGCAATGGCACGACCGCATTCCTTATGCGGAGAAGATCGCCGGCGATCGCGCCAAAGCCGGTCTGCTCGAAGCGGTGATGACGGGGTTTTGCACGGTCGACGGTATCCCAATCGGTCTCGGCGTGATGGATTTCGCATTTCGAGGCGGTACCATGGGCGGGGTCGTCGGTGAAAAGATCACGCTGCTGATCGAAGATTGCGCCCGGCGCAAGTTGCCGGCCGTCATTGTGACCGCCTCGGGCGGCGCGCGCATGGAAGAAGGCATGATCGCGCTCATGCAGCTGGCGAAGACCAGCGCGGCGGTGCAGCGTTTCGGCCAGGTCGGCCTGCCTCTCATCACTATCCTCACGGATCCGACCACCGGCGGCGTTTCGGCCTCGTTTGGTTTCCAAGCAGACGTCATCATCGCGGAGAGCGGCGCGGCGATCGGGTTCGCAGGCCGGCGCGTGATCGACCAGACGATCCGGCAAAAGCTTCCCGAAGGCTTCCAATCCGCAGAGTTTCTGCTCGAGCACGGACAGGTGGACATGGTCGTGCGCCGCAGCGAGATGAAGAGCGCGCTCGCGGGCGTGCTGCGCTTTCTCACCGCCAAGGCGGTGCCGGCGTGA
- a CDS encoding RsmE family RNA methyltransferase, translated as MSRPRFFVSQTCGPGREIELDALDARHATLVLRMKAGGEVTLVRDGVAWNATLSHVGADGVRATCAGVAAGERGELPLDVSLLQGVTKGAKFDFVVEKAVELGVRRIVPVECERSSARAGQQKIDRWRRIARAAAEQSRRVNLPTVEATRDWASAVREAAGKLIVAVESAPPGSLAPIVRALKARDVLTIAVGPEGSFTESELETARAAGATLVSLGPTILRTETAAMALLAAIASHFW; from the coding sequence ATGAGCCGGCCGCGCTTTTTCGTTTCGCAAACCTGCGGGCCTGGCCGAGAGATCGAGCTCGACGCACTCGATGCACGCCACGCCACACTCGTGCTGCGCATGAAAGCGGGCGGGGAGGTCACGCTCGTGCGCGATGGCGTCGCGTGGAACGCAACGCTCTCGCATGTCGGAGCCGACGGCGTGCGCGCGACGTGCGCCGGTGTCGCAGCCGGCGAGCGCGGCGAACTTCCGCTGGACGTCTCGCTGCTGCAAGGCGTCACCAAAGGCGCGAAATTCGACTTCGTCGTCGAGAAGGCCGTCGAGTTAGGCGTGCGGCGCATCGTGCCGGTGGAGTGCGAGCGCAGCAGCGCGCGCGCAGGCCAGCAAAAGATCGATCGGTGGCGGCGCATCGCTCGCGCCGCGGCGGAGCAATCACGCCGCGTCAATCTCCCGACGGTCGAGGCCACGCGCGATTGGGCGAGCGCCGTCCGAGAAGCGGCCGGCAAGCTTATCGTGGCGGTCGAGAGCGCTCCGCCCGGTTCGCTCGCGCCGATCGTACGCGCACTAAAAGCGCGCGACGTGCTGACCATCGCCGTCGGTCCGGAGGGCAGCTTCACGGAAAGCGAACTCGAGACCGCGCGAGCCGCGGGCGCGACACTCGTCTCGCTCGGCCCCACGATTTTGCGAACCGAAACTGCGGCGATGGCGCTGCTCGCCGCGATCGCCTCCCATTTCTGGTAG